The genomic interval GATATCGGATCAAAAAATATTCATCGGAATAGACAGGGGGGTGGATGCCGAAAGCTTAAGACTCGAGATCGAGCCGGGCAAGGAAATGCTTATCCCGATGAAACAAATTGTTAAAGCCAACTTGGAAGCGGATTTCCGACGGCTGTGATTCGGGAGGCAACCTGAATCAGGAAAAATCCTGAAGGAGAAAAACATGGAACCCAATTTAATCCAGGTGATCAATGCTCTCGGGAAAGAGAAGAATATCCCGAAAGAGACGATCGTCGAGGCTATACAGGCCGCCATTTTGACCGCCTCGAGAAAGAAGTACGGAACCGAGGAAAATATTGAGGTGGAGATCAACATGCAGACCGGGGAGATAGAGGCCTATCTCTATCGTGAGGTGGTGGAAAACGTTGAAGATGCAAGCCGGCAGATCTTGCTGAAAGAGGCGCTCGAATATGACGAGACCATTGAGCTGGGCGATGAGTTTGCCATCCGGCTGGATGTCGCCGAACTGGGGCGAATCGCCGCTCAGACAGCGAAACAAGTCATCGTTCAACGGGTACGCGAGGCCGAACGGGCTATTATTCTAAAGGAATTCGGAGGGAGGATCGGAGAGACGATCAACGGCATCGTGATGCGCATGGAAAGAGGGGATCTCATCGTGGATCTGGGAAAGGCCGAAGGGGTTCTTCCCCAGCGTCAGAAGATCCCAGGCGAGCGTTATAACCGGGGTGAACGGGTCCGGGCTCTCATCAAGAACGTTGTGGATTCCTCCAAGATGCCTCAGGTGATTTTATCGAGGACGGACCCGCTGTTTGTCGCCAAACTCTTTGAGACCGAAGTCCCCGAGATTTATGAAGGCGTGGTCAAGATCATCAAGGTTGTCCGGGAACCCGGCCAGAGGTCCAAGCTCGCCGTGGTATCCAGGGATTCCAATGTGGATCCTGTGGGGGCTTGCGTGGGGATCAAAGGGATCCGTGTTCAGGCCGTGGTGCAGGAACTCCGGGGAGAGAAGATCGACATCATATCGCATACGGACGTGGTCCGGGATTATATTGAGAAGGCGCTTTCTCCGGCGGCCATCTCCAGGATTGCAGTGAATGAAGAAGAAAAGTCCGCCTGGGTTGTGGTGGAAGAGAGCCAGCTTTCCCTGGCCATCGGGAAGAAAGGGCAGAATGTCCGCCTGGGGTCCGAGCTCACCGGGTATCAGATCAATATCATGAGTGAAGAGGAGTACCAGAGGACGCTGAAAGAACAGCAGGAAGAGGCCGAAACCGAGAAAGAGAGCTACAGCAAAAGTCTGGAGGAGATTTCAAAGATTCGCGGCGTTGGGGAGAAGACGGCCAGTGCGATCCTGAATGCCGGGTATCGCTCGATTGCCGATCTGGCATCTGCGACTTCCGATGCCCTTTCGGCCATACCCGGAGTTGGAGTCAAGACGGCGGAGAAGATCCTACAAAGCGCTGCAGAACTCTTGAAAGAGGCGGCGGAAAAACAAGCCGAGGCCGATGCCTTGCAGGAATCCGCTGAATCTGAGGAAAACCATGAGACCGGGAACCCGGACGGCAGTGAAATGCATCAAGAGAGCGACCCGGCATAAAGTGACGGCATGAGCCCTTGAGAGGAATGCAAAGCCTTCCGAGTTAAAACTGCCCGGGCAGAAAATCCGGAATCTTCTTGAGGAACGGATCGATATAAAAAACAGGCTTGAGCAGGGTAGGGGTGAAAAGATTTATGGTGAAACTCAGAGTACATAACCTGGCCAAGGAAATAGGGATCAGCACCAAAGAGCTTTTAAAATATTTTGAGAAGATCGATCCCAAGATCAAGAGCAATCTATCCGTGGTGCCGGATGACATCGCTGATGATGTGCGTGCAAAATTTTCCGGAAAAGCGGTCTCACCCAAGGCCAAGGAAAAAAAGAAACCTCGGCCCAAGGCAGAATTCAAGGTCCGGAAGAAAAGAGTTGAACCCCCGCCGGAGGAGACCAAGGCAGAGGTGCCGGAAGTCTCTGAAGCCGAGACCAAAAAAGAAAAACCGGCTGCAAAAACCGGAAAAGAACCCGCAGAAGTTTTGCCTGGGCCGGTCACGGAAGAAACGCCATCCCAAGAAACAGCGGCGCCGGAACCGGTTTCGGCAGAAAAACCCTCAGGAGTTCAAGAAGCTCCTTCCGCCGTGCTGCCGGTTGCCAAGGTCCCCATGACGACCGAGCCGATTCCCGCCGCAAAAGAAGGTGAGGCAAAACCAAAGCTGAAGAAAAAAGAAAAGAAAAAAGGGAAAAAGGCCGAAGTCGAAGAGAAAGTCGAGGTCGTCGGCCATGAGTTTAAAGACAAGGGGAAGGGGAAGAAGGGCAAAATCACTATCCGGGCGGATAAGATTGAACGTCCGATCAGGAAATCCAAGAAGATCCTTCCAGTCCAGCTCCTGGAACTCCAGGTCCGCAGAACCCCTAAAAAGCTGAGGACCAAGGCCAAGAAAAAACCCCCCAGGCAGGAGAGAGAAAAAATCGTTCAGGAGACGGCTCCTGCAGAGGCGAGAAAGAACGTCATCCGGTGGGATGAGACCACAACCGTTAAGGACGTGGCTGAAAGACTCAATATCCCAGTAAACAATCTGATCCTTAAATTCATGGAAATGGGGGTTATGGTTACGGTGAACAAACTTGTGGATCCTGAAGAACTGACTGTCATAGCCCATGATTATGGATATGAGGTTGACCAGGTATCGTTGGAAACGGCCGAGACCCTCTTGGAGGAGATCAAGGACAATCCGGAACACCTGGTCATCAGGCCGCCGGTCGTAACCATCATGGGGCATGTGGACCATGGCAAAACCTCCCTGCTCGACGTGATCCGTCAGAGCAAGGTGGTGGAAGGCGAGGCGGGCGGAATCACCCAGCATATAGGGGCTTACACGGTGCATCTGAATGATCGGAGCATCACCTTCCTTGACACGCCGGGCCATGAGGCCTTTACCTCGATGCGCGCAAGAGGAGCCAAGGTCACGGATATCGTCATTCTTGTTGTGGCCGCAGATGACGGTGTCATGCCGCAGACCGTCGAGGCGATCAACCATGCGGCCGCAGCCAAAGTGCCCGTCGTCGTCGCGATCAACAAGATTGATAAACCGGACGCGAAGCCGGAAAAAGTCAAACAGGAACTGTCGGAACACAACCTGATCTCTGAAGAATGGGGAGGGAAGACCATCTTCGTCGAGGTCTCCGCGAAAAAGAAGATCCATATTGATCGTCTCCTGGAGATGATCCTCTTGCAATCGGAGATTATGGAACTCAGAGCGGACCCGGATCGTCCGGCCAGGGGAACCATTATTGAGGCGAGACTGGACAAGAGCAAGGGGCCCGTTGCCACGGTGCTTGTCCAGACCGGTACGGTGAAGGTGGGGGATCCTTTTGTCAGCGGCGTCTATCACGGCAAGGTCCGGGCCATGCTCAACGACCTGGGGAAAAAGATCTCGTCCGCAGGGCCGTCCATGCCCGTGGAAATTACAGGCCTTTCCGGCGTGCCCATGGCCGGCGAGACCTTCGTCGTGGTTTCCGATGAGCGCAAGGCGCGCCAGATCGGGATGGCCAGGTCCATCCGCATGCGGGAGGCCGCCCTGGCAAAAGGGCATCGAGTGACACTGGACGACCTCTTCCAGAGGATACAGAAAGGAGAGGTCAAGGAACTCCCCATTATCATCAAAGGGGACGTTCAGGGCTCCGTAGAGGCCCTGTCCGACACTCTTGAAAGACTGAGCACCCAGGCGGTGGAGTTGAAAGTGATTCACGGCTCCGTTGGAGGAATCACCGAAACCGATGTCAACCTGGCTGCCGCATCTAATGCCATTATCATCGGTTTTAATGTCCGGCCTGAACCCAAGGCTGCGCTCCTTGCAGAGGCCGAGGCGGTGGATATCAGGCTCTATAATGTCATCTATGATGCATCCAATGATGTGAGAAAGGCCATGGAAGGGCTTCTGGAGCCGACCCTCAAGGAGCGCAGCCTTGGACGAGCCGAAATCCGGGATGTGATTCCCGTGCCTAAAGTGGGAAACGTCGCCGGATGTTACGTCATGGATGGGAAGGTGCAGCGTGACGCCCATGTCCGGTTGATCCGAGACAACGTGGTGGTCTATGAAGGTAAAATTTCCTCATTGAGACGTTTCAAGGATGACGTCAAGGAAGTTGCGGCGGGATTCGAGTGCGGGATCGGAATCGAGAATTACAACGATATCAAGCTCAAGGATATTATTGAGATCTATACATTCGACAAGGTGGCGACAAAACTTTAAATGCGGATCGGTATCTGTGTCGTAGAACTCCATCTTCCGGGGATCACATCTTTGAAGGGGAAGCGGAGTGTGGTCCAATCCGTCAAGGAACGGGTGAAAAACCGGTTTAATGTATCCGTGGCTGAGATCGATTCGCTGGATCTGCGCCAGCGCGCCTCGCTTGGGATCGCCATGGTTGGGAATGATTCAAGAAAGCTGAACAGCGAACTGGACAAGATCGTGGATTACATAGAGGGGATGCATGTCGCTGACCTGATCCACCATCAAATCGAGATGATCTGATCCGGAGGACAAGCATGCGATCGAAAAGGCTGGAGAGGGTATCGGACGTGATGATCGCCGAGATTTCGAGAATCCTGCTGAGGAAAGTCAAGGATCCACGGGTCAGATATGTCACGGTCACGGATGTCGAGATCAGCAAAGACCTGAAGTCGGCAACGGTCTTTTTTAGTGTTTTTGATGACAAACTGGACAAAGAAGATGTTCTATCCGGTTTGAACCATGCGGCCGGTTTTATACACAAGGAACTGTTCCACGCCCTGGATATCCGGACCATTCCCAGTCTATCCTTCAAAATCGATCCCTCAATAGAGTACGGGGCCCATATACAGAAACTTCTCAATACCATACAGGAAGGAAAAAAAGAGGATGAAAAAGGGGAACCTTAGCCGGGTCAAAGAGGCGCTTTTGAAAAGCCGGAATATCCTGATTACCACCCATGTCAACCCTGACGGGGACGGCATCAGTTCCGAAGCGGCCCTTTGCCTGTACCTGAAAAAGCTTGGAAAGCATGTCGTGGTCATCAACAAGGACCCCTTGCCGGAGATGTTCGCTTTTCTTCCCGGCGTTGATGAGATCCATGTCTCCGGGCAGCCGACGTTTGATCCGGATCTCATCATCGTGACGGATTGCGGAGGCCTGGAGCGGACCGGATTGAAGATCCCAGGGGAATTTACTCCCAAGGTGATCGTCATCGATCATCATCTGACCCACGACCAGAACGGCGAGATCAATCTGCTTGATCATGAGGCCTCGGCCACGGGAGAACTGGTCTATCAACTGATCAAGGAAATGGAAAAGGACTCTCCGGCCAAGATGGACTATCCCATTGCCTTATGTCTCTATACCTCCATCTTCACCGATACCGGTTCATTCAGGTATTCCAATACCACGCCGAAGGCATTGGAGATCGCCTCAAAACTCGTCGCATACGGGATCAATTCCTGGACCGTCGCGGAACAGGTCTACGAGTCCAAGCCCTACGCCTTATTGAAACTGACCGGCCGTTTTC from Nitrospirae bacterium CG2_30_53_67 carries:
- a CDS encoding transcription termination factor NusA yields the protein MEPNLIQVINALGKEKNIPKETIVEAIQAAILTASRKKYGTEENIEVEINMQTGEIEAYLYREVVENVEDASRQILLKEALEYDETIELGDEFAIRLDVAELGRIAAQTAKQVIVQRVREAERAIILKEFGGRIGETINGIVMRMERGDLIVDLGKAEGVLPQRQKIPGERYNRGERVRALIKNVVDSSKMPQVILSRTDPLFVAKLFETEVPEIYEGVVKIIKVVREPGQRSKLAVVSRDSNVDPVGACVGIKGIRVQAVVQELRGEKIDIISHTDVVRDYIEKALSPAAISRIAVNEEEKSAWVVVEESQLSLAIGKKGQNVRLGSELTGYQINIMSEEEYQRTLKEQQEEAETEKESYSKSLEEISKIRGVGEKTASAILNAGYRSIADLASATSDALSAIPGVGVKTAEKILQSAAELLKEAAEKQAEADALQESAESEENHETGNPDGSEMHQESDPA
- a CDS encoding ribosome-binding factor A, producing MRSKRLERVSDVMIAEISRILLRKVKDPRVRYVTVTDVEISKDLKSATVFFSVFDDKLDKEDVLSGLNHAAGFIHKELFHALDIRTIPSLSFKIDPSIEYGAHIQKLLNTIQEGKKEDEKGEP